A genome region from Prochlorococcus marinus CUG1417 includes the following:
- the lpxB gene encoding lipid-A-disaccharide synthase — translation MNKKIFISTGEVSGDLHGSLLSKALLNEAKKKSIDLEICGLGGERMKKEGVKILQDTTSISAIGIWEALPLILPTIRIQKRLYKFLNKYPPDCLILIDYMGPNIKIGTKLKKSKTKIPIFYYIAPQEWAWRVGNNTTTNLINFSDKIFAIFKKEAAFYKKRGGNVLWVGHPMIDLTKKLPLKKDARTILSLRPDENILLLMPASRPQELNYILPTFMLAARKLQQRYPNLVVYIPSCRKVFDERFKKAFRKYQVKGQVISQKDNSRLKPYIYSLTKIALCKSGTVNMELALYGIPQIVGYRVSRITAFIAKKILNFKLRFISPVNLLVNKLIIPEFVQKEFDEKKIFDKSCRILEGQSEKIKIKKGYAFLKKELGEEGVVQRAAEEIINSII, via the coding sequence ATGAATAAAAAGATATTTATTAGTACTGGAGAAGTATCTGGAGATTTGCACGGAAGTTTATTATCAAAAGCATTATTAAATGAAGCTAAAAAAAAATCTATAGATTTAGAAATTTGCGGATTAGGTGGTGAAAGGATGAAGAAAGAAGGCGTAAAAATTCTTCAAGATACTACATCTATTAGTGCAATAGGAATTTGGGAGGCTTTACCTCTTATTCTGCCAACAATAAGAATTCAAAAAAGATTATATAAATTTTTAAATAAATATCCTCCAGATTGCTTAATTTTGATTGACTATATGGGCCCCAATATAAAAATTGGAACTAAATTAAAAAAATCAAAGACTAAAATTCCAATTTTCTACTATATTGCTCCTCAAGAATGGGCCTGGAGAGTTGGAAATAACACTACTACAAATTTAATAAATTTTTCTGATAAAATTTTTGCGATTTTCAAGAAAGAGGCTGCATTCTATAAAAAGAGGGGCGGAAATGTTTTATGGGTTGGACATCCAATGATTGATTTAACAAAAAAACTTCCTCTTAAGAAAGATGCCCGAACCATTCTAAGCCTTCGCCCAGATGAAAATATTCTACTTTTGATGCCCGCATCAAGACCTCAAGAATTGAATTATATTTTACCTACTTTTATGCTGGCGGCTAGAAAGTTACAACAAAGATATCCGAATTTAGTTGTTTACATACCTTCCTGTAGAAAAGTTTTTGATGAAAGATTCAAAAAGGCCTTCAGAAAATATCAAGTTAAAGGACAAGTTATTTCTCAAAAAGATAACTCAAGATTAAAGCCTTATATTTATTCGCTTACAAAAATCGCCCTTTGTAAATCAGGTACAGTTAATATGGAGTTAGCTTTATATGGAATACCTCAGATTGTTGGTTACAGAGTAAGTAGGATAACTGCTTTTATTGCTAAAAAAATTCTCAATTTCAAATTAAGATTTATTTCTCCTGTAAATTTGTTAGTTAATAAATTGATAATCCCTGAATTTGTACAAAAAGAGTTTGACGAAAAGAAGATCTTTGATAAATCTTGTAGGATTCTTGAAGGGCAATCAGAAAAAATAAAAATTAAGAAAGGTTATGCTTTTTTAAAAAAAGAACTAGGTGAAGAGGGTGTAGTACAAAGAGCTGCTGAAGAGATTATTAATTCTATTATTTGA
- the lpxA gene encoding acyl-ACP--UDP-N-acetylglucosamine O-acyltransferase gives MENKNTELNANLSGAKIHPNAFVDHNAKLDEGVIISQGAIIGPNVTIGKGSEIGPNAVIMGKTKIGDNNKIFPNVFIGLDPQDLKYNGASTEVIIGDNNIFRECVTINKATDEGEKTIIGNNNLLMAYTHIGHNCVLGNRIVLSNGVQVAGHVKIEDKAIIGGCLGIHQFVHIGYLAMVGGMTRVDRDVPPFCLAEGHPGRLRGLNRIGIKRSGLMENKDFDFKLLQSTWNLLFKSNNVISDALDIAIRGKLDLSSKKLCDFLKDSITRERRGPMPLINE, from the coding sequence ATGGAGAATAAAAATACTGAATTAAATGCAAACTTAAGTGGTGCAAAAATACACCCAAACGCTTTTGTTGACCATAATGCCAAATTAGATGAGGGGGTTATTATCTCTCAAGGAGCTATTATCGGTCCTAATGTAACAATTGGGAAAGGTAGCGAAATAGGACCGAATGCTGTAATTATGGGAAAAACTAAAATTGGTGATAACAACAAAATTTTCCCAAATGTTTTTATAGGTCTGGATCCCCAAGATCTTAAATATAATGGAGCTTCTACGGAAGTAATTATTGGTGATAATAATATTTTTAGAGAATGCGTAACTATTAATAAGGCAACTGATGAAGGAGAAAAAACTATTATTGGCAATAATAATTTGTTAATGGCATACACTCACATAGGCCATAATTGTGTACTTGGAAATAGGATTGTTTTATCAAATGGAGTTCAAGTTGCAGGTCATGTAAAGATTGAAGATAAAGCTATTATTGGCGGCTGTTTAGGTATTCATCAATTTGTACATATTGGATATTTAGCAATGGTTGGAGGAATGACTAGAGTAGATAGAGACGTACCTCCTTTTTGTTTAGCAGAAGGACATCCAGGCAGATTGAGAGGTTTGAATAGGATCGGAATAAAAAGAAGTGGGTTGATGGAAAATAAGGATTTTGATTTTAAACTTTTGCAAAGTACATGGAATTTACTTTTTAAATCCAATAATGTAATTTCTGATGCATTGGATATTGCAATAAGAGGAAAATTAGATCTTTCTTCAAAAAAATTATGTGATTTTTTAAAAGATTCAATAACAAGAGAAAGACGTGGTCCCATGCCCCTAATAAATGAATGA
- the fabZ gene encoding 3-hydroxyacyl-ACP dehydratase FabZ, producing MEKKLSNENNQLSSEKILGLLPHRYPFALVDKVIEHIPGERAVAVKNVTINEPQFQGHFPARPLMPGVLIVESMAQVGGIIVTQMPDLPKGLFVFAGINNVKFRKPVVPGDQLIITCELLSIKRQRFGKVKGEAHVDGKLVCAGELMFSLVD from the coding sequence TTGGAAAAGAAATTATCCAATGAAAATAATCAACTCTCATCAGAGAAAATACTAGGTTTATTACCTCACAGATATCCTTTTGCTCTTGTGGATAAAGTCATAGAACATATCCCCGGTGAAAGGGCAGTAGCAGTAAAAAATGTAACTATAAATGAGCCTCAATTTCAAGGACATTTTCCTGCAAGGCCCTTGATGCCAGGAGTTCTTATTGTCGAATCAATGGCTCAAGTTGGTGGAATTATAGTAACACAAATGCCTGATCTCCCTAAAGGACTCTTTGTTTTTGCGGGAATCAACAATGTAAAATTTAGAAAACCTGTTGTACCTGGAGATCAATTGATAATTACTTGTGAATTACTTAGTATTAAAAGACAAAGATTTGGGAAGGTTAAAGGCGAAGCCCACGTAGATGGAAAGTTGGTTTGTGCTGGAGAATTAATGTTCTCATTAGTTGATTAG
- the lpxC gene encoding UDP-3-O-acyl-N-acetylglucosamine deacetylase: protein MFSWPTNYDSCYTLSGVISREGIGLHSGEKTRVTISSYEKEGYFVSFKDKPGEIFKLTQDLIGSTMLCTAVKLGGRNLYTIEHLLSAMAGCGLSYIHIEVDGKEIPLLDGSAIGWVRAFEEAGIKKVLKPDNFFREINKSIILNKEDSVIAATPSKKTTIISTISFSYKAIGNQTFVIDLNPKSFVEMIAPARTFGFKDQFQELSELGLIKGGSLENALVCDGDKWVNPPLRFDNEPIRHKILDLIGDLALVGLPKAQILVYKGSHSLNALLASTLEN, encoded by the coding sequence GTGTTTTCTTGGCCAACTAATTATGATTCTTGTTATACCCTATCTGGCGTTATTTCCAGAGAAGGTATAGGCCTTCATAGTGGCGAAAAGACGAGAGTTACAATTTCTTCTTATGAAAAGGAAGGATATTTTGTTTCTTTTAAGGACAAGCCTGGAGAGATTTTCAAGTTAACTCAAGATTTAATTGGCTCTACGATGCTTTGCACTGCAGTTAAATTAGGTGGTCGAAATTTATATACTATTGAACATCTATTATCTGCAATGGCTGGTTGTGGTTTAAGTTATATACATATTGAGGTTGATGGCAAAGAGATCCCCCTTTTAGATGGGTCGGCAATAGGGTGGGTTAGAGCTTTTGAAGAAGCAGGGATCAAAAAGGTGCTCAAACCAGATAATTTTTTTCGGGAGATTAATAAATCAATTATTTTAAATAAAGAAGACTCAGTTATAGCAGCGACTCCTTCAAAAAAAACTACAATCATCTCCACCATAAGTTTTTCGTATAAAGCAATTGGAAATCAGACTTTTGTAATTGATTTAAATCCAAAAAGTTTCGTTGAAATGATTGCTCCTGCAAGAACGTTTGGCTTTAAGGATCAATTTCAGGAATTAAGTGAACTTGGATTAATAAAAGGAGGGAGTTTGGAAAATGCCCTTGTTTGTGATGGAGATAAATGGGTTAATCCACCATTAAGATTTGATAATGAACCAATAAGACATAAAATTTTAGACCTAATTGGGGACTTGGCTTTGGTAGGGTTACCTAAGGCACAAATTTTAGTTTATAAAGGATCACATTCTTTAAATGCTTTATTGGCCTCAACCCTAGAAAATTAA
- a CDS encoding BamA/TamA family outer membrane protein: MQKHFFKFKKIFTNIACYPLIFISNNLELSAKFLPNKVEDSITTLEINNIKSGSFQKFNIQREKNIFIAENEKKNIDQTRVLISEIIIEGWENHPEGRKLELAAYDSMSIKPGSIVSNQILNEDLNAIYASGWFSGVKIKSQEGPLGVRLIVKVVPNPILKKVELNPINSVFSSSYVDDIFNNLYGKTLNLNQLQNKIEIIKKRYEEKGYSLARINGPDRISENGIVILNVSEGVISDIEFRFLGSDGESIIDGKPKKGKTKDWVIKRELKTQPGTIFNRKILEADIKRLYATSLFDDVKVSLGPDNLNPGQVKIFLDLSEQRTGSLTGGLGYSTSSGIFATIGLQETNALGRAWSTNLNLNFGEYSTTYNFSLYDPWIKGDKHKTSFRTNVFLSRDYPQEFRSELNGKIYGVADNTESNSADSLSSIILQKTGGGFSFSRPLNGGDPFKVAKWRVLTGMNFKKVEMIDSSGNKKPYGDLTPTSGNISEIICIGFTPKDGSCPVENTLVSVVASASRNNLNNSSNPTSGNKLTLGTEQFFSVGESSPTFNRMKATYSYFIPTKLINFTKACKSGDAAADCPQTIGFQLKAGTIIGELPPYEAFCMGGTSSVRGWGSCDLAVSRSFVEGTAEYRFPIWRMISGALFADAGSHLYSQDDVPGKPGTLLRKSGSGYSLGGGVGVKTPVGPIRLDIASKNLSGDWRYTLGVGWKF; encoded by the coding sequence ATGCAAAAACATTTTTTTAAATTTAAAAAGATCTTCACAAATATTGCTTGTTATCCCTTGATTTTTATATCCAATAATTTAGAATTATCTGCTAAGTTTTTGCCAAATAAAGTTGAGGATTCGATTACAACTCTAGAAATAAATAATATTAAAAGTGGTTCATTTCAAAAGTTTAATATCCAGAGAGAGAAAAATATATTTATTGCAGAAAATGAAAAAAAGAATATTGATCAAACAAGAGTTCTTATTTCAGAAATAATTATCGAAGGTTGGGAAAATCATCCAGAGGGCAGAAAACTCGAATTGGCTGCATATGATTCCATGAGTATAAAACCAGGAAGTATTGTTAGTAATCAAATTTTAAATGAAGACCTCAATGCCATATATGCAAGTGGTTGGTTTTCAGGAGTTAAAATAAAGTCTCAAGAGGGGCCATTAGGAGTCAGACTAATAGTAAAAGTAGTGCCTAACCCAATTTTGAAGAAAGTTGAACTCAATCCAATAAATTCTGTTTTCTCTAGTTCGTATGTAGATGATATTTTTAATAATCTATATGGAAAAACTCTTAACCTAAATCAATTACAAAATAAGATAGAAATAATAAAAAAACGTTATGAAGAAAAAGGTTATTCTTTAGCTAGGATAAATGGCCCAGATAGAATATCTGAAAATGGGATTGTAATATTAAATGTTTCTGAAGGTGTCATATCTGATATTGAGTTTAGATTCCTTGGATCTGATGGTGAATCTATTATCGATGGAAAACCTAAAAAAGGGAAAACAAAAGACTGGGTCATTAAAAGAGAGTTAAAAACACAACCGGGCACTATATTTAACAGGAAAATTTTAGAAGCAGATATTAAAAGACTATATGCCACATCACTTTTTGATGATGTCAAGGTATCTCTTGGTCCAGACAATTTAAATCCTGGTCAAGTTAAAATTTTCTTAGATTTGAGTGAGCAAAGAACAGGATCATTAACAGGTGGCCTTGGATATAGCACTAGCTCTGGAATCTTTGCAACAATTGGATTGCAGGAGACGAATGCACTTGGTAGAGCATGGTCTACAAATCTCAATCTAAATTTTGGAGAATATTCAACAACCTACAATTTTTCTTTATACGATCCATGGATCAAAGGTGATAAGCATAAGACCTCTTTTAGAACAAATGTTTTCTTAAGTAGAGATTATCCGCAAGAATTTAGAAGTGAATTGAATGGGAAAATTTATGGCGTTGCTGATAACACAGAATCTAATAGCGCCGATTCTCTTTCATCAATAATCTTGCAAAAAACTGGAGGCGGATTTTCTTTCTCAAGGCCTCTTAATGGTGGAGATCCATTTAAGGTGGCTAAATGGAGAGTTCTAACAGGTATGAATTTTAAGAAAGTAGAGATGATAGACAGTAGTGGTAACAAAAAACCTTATGGTGATTTGACGCCAACTTCTGGGAATATAAGCGAGATCATTTGTATTGGATTCACCCCAAAAGATGGTTCATGTCCTGTGGAAAATACTTTAGTAAGTGTTGTCGCAAGCGCATCTAGAAATAATTTAAATAATTCTTCAAACCCTACTTCAGGAAATAAATTAACCTTGGGTACAGAACAGTTTTTTTCAGTAGGGGAAAGTTCTCCAACTTTCAATAGAATGAAAGCCACATATTCATATTTCATACCAACAAAATTGATAAATTTTACCAAAGCGTGTAAATCTGGTGATGCTGCTGCAGATTGTCCACAAACTATAGGTTTTCAATTAAAGGCTGGAACTATTATTGGAGAATTGCCTCCATATGAAGCATTTTGTATGGGTGGAACATCATCTGTAAGGGGCTGGGGATCTTGTGACTTGGCGGTTAGTAGAAGTTTTGTTGAGGGTACAGCAGAATATAGATTCCCTATTTGGAGAATGATATCAGGAGCTTTATTTGCTGATGCAGGAAGTCATTTATACTCTCAAGATGATGTCCCAGGAAAACCCGGTACATTATTGCGTAAATCGGGTTCTGGTTACTCATTAGGTGGGGGAGTTGGAGTAAAAACCCCTGTTGGTCCAATAAGATTAGATATAGCCAGTAAAAACCTAAGTGGAGATTGGAGATATACACTTGGAGTTGGATGGAAGTTTTAA
- the purC gene encoding phosphoribosylaminoimidazolesuccinocarboxamide synthase: MNNKYELIYEGKAKKVFSHDDADKVIIEFKDDATAFNALKKAKFKGKGKLNCLISAKIFELLLNNNIPCHFLELKNENTMIAQKIKVIPLEIVLRNTAYGSLCKQTTIESGTDLGKPLIDLYLKNDELNDPLITKDRIELMNILSTKDLNYILDLTLRINEILKGFFKNIQLKLIDFKLEFGYDFKNNILLGDEISPDNCRLWDLNQKNDTIVSLDKDIFRNDLGGLIEAYSEINRRINDFI, translated from the coding sequence ATGAATAATAAATATGAATTGATTTATGAAGGCAAAGCAAAAAAAGTATTTTCTCATGATGATGCAGATAAAGTAATAATTGAATTTAAAGATGATGCTACAGCCTTTAATGCTTTAAAAAAAGCTAAATTCAAAGGAAAGGGCAAATTGAATTGCCTAATAAGTGCAAAAATTTTTGAACTTCTTTTAAATAACAATATTCCATGTCACTTTCTTGAACTTAAAAATGAAAATACAATGATTGCACAAAAAATAAAAGTAATTCCATTAGAAATAGTCTTGAGAAATACTGCATATGGTTCTTTATGTAAACAAACTACTATTGAATCAGGCACTGACTTGGGAAAACCTTTAATTGATCTTTATCTTAAAAATGATGAACTTAATGATCCACTTATTACAAAAGATAGAATTGAATTAATGAACATTTTAAGTACTAAAGATTTAAATTATATTTTAGATTTAACTTTAAGGATTAATGAAATCCTGAAAGGTTTTTTTAAAAATATTCAGCTTAAACTTATAGATTTCAAGTTGGAGTTTGGTTATGATTTTAAAAATAATATTCTACTTGGAGATGAAATAAGTCCTGATAATTGTAGATTGTGGGATCTCAATCAGAAAAATGATACAATTGTAAGCCTAGACAAAGACATTTTTAGAAATGATTTAGGTGGACTAATTGAAGCTTATAGTGAAATTAACCGAAGAATAAATGATTTCATTTAA
- the purD gene encoding phosphoribosylamine--glycine ligase, whose amino-acid sequence MSINLTSSNSLSRLENVLIIGSGGRENSLAWAIQKNELVKKVYIIPGNAGSERINKCERLKIDINNFDYLVERIDSLKIDLIVIGPEIPLANGLADFLRKKHFKVFGPGKDGAKLEYSKSWAKEFMQDANIPTANFWKVNSADEAKKIINSSSIPLVVKADGLASGKGVFIPDSKDECVRAAESIFHGKFGDSGNVVVLEEKIEGPEVSVFALCDGERYILLPTAQDHKRLNEKDKGPNTGGMGAYSPAPLLTKDYLETIVQEIIEPTIDELNKKNIDYKGVIYFGLMITKSGPKVIEYNCRFGDPECQTIMSLMDQNFVFLLEKCAMGNLIGDEKIAASENVSGCVIATSKGYPHEYKTGFPIDLGKFDTNNCQIFDSGTSFNKNGELITNGGRVLSIVCQDKNFDLAFEKIYKNLKEINFEGIYFRNDIGHQVRKNFCKEN is encoded by the coding sequence ATGAGTATTAACTTAACAAGTTCTAATAGCTTAAGTAGATTAGAAAATGTTTTAATCATTGGAAGCGGTGGAAGAGAAAATTCTTTGGCTTGGGCAATTCAAAAAAATGAATTAGTTAAAAAAGTTTATATCATCCCAGGAAATGCTGGATCAGAAAGGATAAATAAATGTGAAAGATTAAAAATTGACATAAACAATTTTGATTATTTAGTCGAAAGAATTGATTCTTTAAAAATAGATTTAATTGTAATAGGTCCAGAGATACCTTTAGCGAATGGATTAGCTGATTTTCTTCGCAAAAAACACTTTAAAGTTTTTGGTCCTGGAAAAGATGGAGCAAAATTAGAATATAGCAAATCTTGGGCAAAGGAATTTATGCAAGACGCAAATATCCCAACTGCAAACTTTTGGAAAGTTAATTCTGCAGACGAAGCGAAAAAAATTATAAATTCATCATCAATTCCACTTGTAGTCAAGGCGGATGGTTTGGCTTCAGGTAAAGGTGTTTTTATTCCTGATTCAAAAGATGAATGTGTTAGAGCTGCAGAGTCAATCTTTCATGGTAAGTTTGGTGACTCTGGGAATGTAGTAGTTTTAGAAGAAAAAATTGAAGGTCCAGAAGTTTCAGTTTTTGCTCTATGCGATGGAGAGAGATACATATTACTTCCAACCGCACAAGATCACAAACGTCTTAATGAAAAAGATAAAGGTCCAAATACAGGAGGGATGGGAGCATATTCTCCAGCTCCACTTTTAACAAAAGATTACCTTGAAACAATCGTCCAAGAGATAATTGAACCCACAATAGATGAATTAAATAAGAAAAATATTGACTATAAAGGGGTAATTTATTTTGGATTGATGATCACGAAATCTGGGCCAAAAGTTATAGAATATAACTGTAGATTTGGTGATCCAGAATGCCAAACAATAATGTCTCTGATGGATCAAAATTTCGTATTTCTTCTAGAAAAATGTGCGATGGGAAATTTAATTGGTGATGAAAAAATTGCTGCGTCTGAAAACGTGAGTGGTTGTGTTATTGCCACCTCAAAAGGTTACCCTCACGAATATAAAACAGGCTTCCCAATTGATTTAGGAAAATTTGACACAAATAATTGTCAAATTTTCGACTCAGGAACTTCTTTTAATAAAAATGGCGAATTAATAACTAATGGGGGTAGAGTCTTGAGTATTGTCTGTCAAGATAAAAATTTTGATTTGGCTTTTGAAAAAATATACAAAAATTTAAAAGAAATAAATTTTGAAGGCATTTACTTCAGAAATGACATAGGTCATCAAGTGAGAAAAAACTTTTGTAAGGAGAATTAA
- a CDS encoding HAMP domain-containing sensor histidine kinase, whose amino-acid sequence MVDPNNIESPEYMRSENGDINNNYWINRLLNWWSGFSLRTKLLAIATLVVSLLMTGITFFALNSIQRDAGMNDTRYARDLGLLLSGNVTELVANNQKKEISNVAEKFWRSSRNLRYIFFTDAEDIVQLGIPISATPTSSDNQYQLTRRLKLPSELKKRPQFPLVRQHATPQGQVTDVFVPMLWKGKYLGTLALGVTPNKKALASAALTREVTIAVFISIWVLVILGAVFNALTITRPVRELVRGVREISKGNFKSRISLPMTGDLGELLNGFNRMATQLENYDEANIEELKAAQIKQQSLIATMADGAILLDSRGKIVLTNPTAKRLFRWEGRFLEGKHFLNEIPEILSNDLHTNIESILNREKEKDDLRFSLGEPARTLRIVLQSVLDTNKIELKGIAVTIQDLTREVELNAAQNRFISNVSHELRTPLFNIKSYVETLHDLKDQLTDEEQIEFLGIANSETDRLTRLVNDVLDLSRLESGKIIQLEQMDVKTAIEQTLRNYRLNATEKNVSLAHDIEENIPSILGNFDLLLQVFDNLLGNGLKFSPKNSTLIIRAYTWPDSCPAFPPTSKNDEAPQCELVSPLPKVRIEIADTGSGISQADQEKIFDRFYRVENAVHTEQGTGLGLSIVRGIIEKHGGNIRMASELGVGTTFWFDLSLAQSDKDELLTKSINNSDSFSGAEIS is encoded by the coding sequence GTGGTAGATCCCAATAATATAGAAAGTCCTGAATATATGAGAAGTGAGAATGGAGATATTAATAATAACTATTGGATCAATAGACTTCTTAATTGGTGGAGTGGGTTTAGTTTAAGAACAAAATTGTTGGCCATAGCCACTCTCGTTGTAAGTCTCCTAATGACAGGAATAACCTTTTTTGCACTAAATAGTATTCAAAGAGATGCAGGAATGAACGATACAAGATACGCTCGCGATCTTGGCTTGTTGTTATCTGGGAATGTGACTGAATTAGTTGCTAATAACCAAAAAAAAGAAATTTCAAATGTAGCTGAAAAGTTTTGGAGATCAAGTCGAAATTTACGTTATATATTTTTTACGGATGCCGAGGATATAGTTCAACTTGGTATCCCCATTAGTGCAACCCCAACAAGTTCAGATAATCAATACCAACTAACTAGAAGACTAAAATTACCATCAGAATTAAAAAAAAGACCGCAATTCCCTTTAGTTAGACAGCATGCAACACCTCAAGGGCAAGTTACAGATGTATTTGTCCCGATGTTGTGGAAAGGTAAATACCTTGGGACTTTAGCTTTAGGAGTTACCCCCAATAAAAAAGCATTAGCCAGTGCTGCGCTCACAAGAGAAGTTACCATAGCTGTTTTTATTTCTATTTGGGTTTTAGTAATACTTGGAGCTGTATTCAATGCTCTGACAATAACAAGGCCTGTAAGGGAGTTAGTAAGAGGTGTAAGAGAAATTTCGAAAGGAAACTTTAAATCCAGAATTTCTTTACCTATGACAGGAGATCTTGGAGAACTACTAAATGGATTCAACCGAATGGCTACTCAGTTAGAAAATTATGACGAGGCAAATATTGAAGAACTTAAAGCCGCTCAAATAAAGCAACAATCTTTAATAGCAACTATGGCTGATGGTGCAATATTATTGGACTCAAGAGGTAAAATTGTACTTACTAATCCGACAGCAAAAAGATTATTTCGTTGGGAAGGAAGATTCTTAGAGGGTAAACATTTTTTAAATGAAATCCCCGAAATTTTGTCTAACGACTTACATACCAATATAGAATCCATTTTAAACAGAGAAAAAGAGAAGGATGATTTAAGATTCAGCTTAGGAGAACCAGCCAGAACTTTAAGAATTGTCTTGCAATCTGTTTTAGATACAAACAAAATCGAATTAAAAGGTATTGCAGTAACAATACAAGATTTAACTAGAGAAGTAGAACTCAACGCAGCACAAAATAGATTTATCAGTAATGTTTCCCACGAATTAAGAACACCACTTTTTAACATCAAAAGTTATGTAGAGACTTTACATGATTTGAAAGATCAGCTTACTGATGAAGAACAAATCGAATTTCTTGGTATTGCAAATTCAGAGACTGATAGGTTAACAAGACTTGTAAATGACGTATTGGATTTATCAAGATTAGAGTCCGGAAAAATAATCCAATTAGAGCAAATGGATGTAAAAACAGCAATAGAACAAACTCTCAGAAATTATAGACTAAATGCTACAGAAAAAAATGTTTCACTAGCACATGACATAGAAGAGAATATTCCCTCTATTCTTGGAAATTTTGATTTACTTTTACAAGTTTTTGATAATTTGCTTGGTAATGGATTGAAATTTAGTCCAAAAAACAGCACTCTTATCATAAGAGCTTATACTTGGCCAGATTCCTGTCCTGCTTTCCCTCCAACTAGCAAGAACGATGAGGCCCCTCAATGTGAGTTAGTATCACCATTACCAAAAGTAAGAATTGAGATTGCTGATACAGGCTCAGGGATATCTCAGGCCGATCAAGAGAAAATATTTGATCGTTTTTATAGGGTAGAGAATGCAGTTCATACTGAGCAAGGAACGGGCTTAGGTTTGTCTATAGTGCGAGGAATAATTGAAAAACATGGTGGGAACATCCGTATGGCGAGTGAGTTGGGAGTAGGAACAACCTTCTGGTTTGATTTATCCTTAGCACAATCTGACAAAGATGAATTATTGACAAAATCTATTAATAATTCAGATTCTTTTTCAGGAGCCGAAATTAGTTAA